A genomic window from Agrobacterium tumefaciens includes:
- a CDS encoding TRAP transporter large permease, translated as MMAFLAENLAPIMFAALIIVLLFGYPVAFALAFVGFVFGFIGIELGLLPATLFQAIPDRIFGQMSNETLLAIPFFTFMGLILEKSGMAEDLLDTIGQLFGPVRGGIAFAVIFVGAILAATTGVVAASVISMGLISLPIMLRYGYDRKIAAGTIAASGTLAQIIPPSLVLIVLADQLGRSVGDMYKGALVPGLMLVTAYTLYIIITSIISPTKVPALPLEARTLRGTKLLLKVITSLVPPLVLIFLVLGTIFLGIATPTEGGAMGAVGALALALANRKLNFGLIQQSLYATAKLSSFVLLILLGARVFSLTFYGVNGHVWVEHLMTSIPGGEIGFLIVANLLVFFLAFFLDYFELAFIIIPLLAPVADALGIDLIWFGVMLAVNMQTSFMHPPFGFSLFFLRSVAPTRAYKDRITGQTIQPVTSTQIYLGAIPYLFIQLAMVIIIIAFPGIVMHYKSGAKVADPSAVHINVPMPGAGSDADPFANPFAPGGNAPSFGKPSNP; from the coding sequence ATAATGGCATTCCTTGCGGAAAATCTCGCGCCGATCATGTTCGCCGCGCTCATCATCGTGCTGCTGTTCGGCTATCCGGTAGCCTTTGCGCTGGCTTTTGTCGGCTTTGTCTTCGGCTTCATCGGGATAGAACTCGGCCTGCTGCCAGCCACGCTGTTCCAGGCCATTCCCGATCGCATATTCGGCCAGATGTCTAACGAAACGCTGCTGGCGATACCGTTCTTCACCTTCATGGGGCTCATTCTTGAAAAGAGCGGCATGGCGGAGGATTTGCTGGACACGATCGGCCAGCTGTTTGGACCGGTCCGCGGCGGCATTGCGTTTGCCGTCATCTTCGTCGGGGCAATTCTGGCCGCCACCACCGGCGTCGTCGCCGCCTCGGTCATCTCGATGGGCCTCATCTCGCTTCCCATCATGTTGCGCTATGGCTACGACCGCAAAATCGCAGCAGGTACGATCGCCGCGTCAGGCACGCTGGCGCAGATCATCCCCCCAAGTCTCGTGCTGATCGTGCTGGCTGACCAGCTCGGCCGCTCGGTGGGCGACATGTACAAGGGAGCGCTTGTTCCGGGTCTGATGCTGGTAACGGCTTATACGCTCTACATCATCATCACATCGATCATCAGCCCCACAAAAGTTCCGGCCCTGCCGCTGGAGGCGCGGACCCTGCGCGGCACCAAGTTGCTGCTCAAGGTCATTACCTCGCTGGTGCCTCCGCTCGTCCTGATATTCCTCGTGCTCGGCACGATCTTCCTCGGGATCGCCACCCCCACGGAAGGTGGCGCCATGGGTGCTGTCGGCGCACTCGCCCTTGCGCTTGCCAACCGTAAGCTCAATTTCGGCCTGATCCAGCAGTCGCTCTACGCCACGGCAAAGCTGTCGTCCTTCGTTCTGCTCATCCTGCTCGGCGCGCGCGTCTTTTCCCTGACCTTTTATGGCGTGAACGGTCACGTCTGGGTCGAGCATCTGATGACATCGATCCCCGGTGGCGAGATCGGCTTCCTGATCGTCGCCAACCTGCTGGTGTTCTTCCTGGCCTTCTTCCTCGATTATTTCGAGCTGGCCTTCATCATCATCCCGCTGCTGGCGCCGGTCGCGGATGCGCTTGGCATCGACCTGATCTGGTTTGGCGTGATGCTGGCGGTCAACATGCAGACGTCGTTCATGCACCCGCCCTTCGGTTTTTCGCTGTTCTTCCTGCGGTCCGTCGCACCGACGCGTGCCTATAAGGATCGGATCACGGGACAAACGATCCAGCCGGTCACCTCGACCCAGATCTATCTCGGCGCCATTCCCTATCTTTTCATCCAGCTCGCCATGGTCATCATCATCATCGCCTTCCCCGGAATAGTGATGCACTACAAGTCGGGTGCCAAGGTCGCCGATCCCTCGGCCGTCCATATCAATGTACCGATGCCCGGCGCAGGTAGCGACGCCGATCCGTTCGCTAATCCCTTCGCCCCTGGCGGCAACGCCCCAAGCTTCGGCAAGCCCAGCAACCCCTGA
- a CDS encoding TRAP transporter substrate-binding protein produces the protein MRNNLDRRHFLSGGVLAGAAAAASTLATPAIAQSLPNVRWRLTSGFPNNLDTIYGGAVVMANALKAITGGKFEIQVFQAGEIVPGAQAIDAVKANTVEISHTCGYYFTGKDPTFAIGSTIPFGLNARQQNAWLYHGGGNEAYNEFLSDYGVIGIPGGATGAQMGGWYRKEIKSVEDIKGLKMRIAGVAGQVLAKLGAVPQQLPGGDIYPALERGTIDAAEWVGPYDDEKLGFYQIAPYYYYPAFWEGGLTIHFFVNKDQYAALPDEYKAALDTACKAANINMQALYDVKNKDAIRSLVSKGTQLRPLPRDVLDAAYKATFELYDEYTQKHPAWAKIYPGWKKFRDESFEWFRVAEYTYDSYGYAMQTAGK, from the coding sequence ATGAGGAACAATCTGGACCGCAGACACTTCTTGTCCGGCGGCGTGCTTGCCGGGGCGGCTGCGGCCGCTTCGACGCTCGCCACGCCGGCCATAGCGCAATCTTTGCCGAACGTTCGCTGGCGCCTGACGTCCGGCTTTCCGAACAATCTGGACACCATCTACGGCGGCGCCGTCGTTATGGCGAACGCATTGAAGGCCATTACCGGCGGCAAGTTCGAAATCCAGGTCTTCCAGGCTGGTGAAATCGTTCCCGGCGCCCAGGCCATCGATGCCGTAAAAGCCAATACCGTCGAGATTTCCCATACCTGCGGCTACTATTTCACGGGGAAAGATCCGACATTCGCCATCGGCTCGACCATCCCCTTCGGCCTGAACGCCCGCCAGCAGAACGCATGGCTCTACCATGGCGGCGGCAACGAAGCTTACAACGAATTCCTTTCCGACTACGGCGTCATCGGTATTCCCGGTGGAGCGACGGGCGCCCAGATGGGCGGCTGGTATCGCAAGGAAATCAAGAGCGTCGAGGATATCAAGGGCCTCAAGATGCGTATTGCCGGCGTCGCGGGGCAGGTGCTTGCCAAGCTTGGCGCGGTGCCGCAGCAGCTCCCGGGCGGCGACATCTATCCGGCGCTGGAACGTGGCACCATCGATGCCGCGGAATGGGTCGGTCCCTATGACGACGAAAAGCTCGGCTTCTACCAGATCGCGCCATACTACTATTACCCCGCGTTCTGGGAGGGCGGACTGACGATCCACTTCTTCGTCAACAAGGACCAATATGCAGCCCTGCCTGATGAATACAAGGCAGCACTCGACACTGCCTGCAAGGCCGCCAACATCAACATGCAGGCGCTGTACGACGTCAAGAACAAGGATGCGATCCGCTCGCTGGTTTCCAAGGGCACGCAGCTTCGCCCGCTGCCCCGCGATGTGCTCGACGCCGCCTACAAGGCGACCTTCGAGCTTTATGACGAGTACACGCAGAAGCATCCCGCATGGGCCAAGATCTATCCGGGCTGGAAGAAATTCCGCGACGAGAGCTTTGAATGGTTCCGCGTCGCCGAATATACCTATGACAGCTACGGCTATGCCATGCAGACGGCCGGCAAATAA
- a CDS encoding response regulator, translated as MTVHPIRVLLIDNHPLVLDGLRAVLETYEHLAVVGTALSAMAGIDAAVATRPDVVLMDINMPQINGIDALELFKEKQLSARVLMLSMHDSREYISTSVMYGAAGYILKDVATEEIVAAIETVAAGGTYFSSGVRDVLMEGSSGRLKALTTREQEVLLLIARGKSNRDAALALDIAERTMETHRKNIKRKLDIATTAGLIRYAIDNGLIKE; from the coding sequence GTGACCGTTCATCCGATCCGTGTGCTGCTGATCGACAACCATCCTCTGGTTCTGGATGGGTTGAGGGCCGTCCTCGAGACTTACGAGCATCTCGCAGTCGTTGGAACCGCATTGTCCGCCATGGCCGGTATCGACGCGGCTGTCGCCACGCGGCCCGATGTGGTGCTGATGGATATCAACATGCCGCAGATCAATGGCATCGATGCCCTGGAACTGTTCAAGGAAAAGCAGCTTTCCGCCCGGGTGCTGATGCTGTCGATGCATGACAGCCGGGAATATATATCGACCTCGGTCATGTATGGTGCGGCCGGTTACATTCTGAAGGACGTGGCGACCGAAGAAATAGTCGCCGCAATCGAAACCGTGGCTGCCGGCGGCACCTATTTTTCCTCTGGCGTTCGCGATGTGCTGATGGAGGGGTCTTCCGGCAGGCTGAAGGCGCTGACGACACGCGAGCAGGAAGTTCTGCTGCTGATCGCGCGCGGAAAGAGCAATCGCGACGCTGCCCTGGCGCTCGACATCGCCGAGCGCACGATGGAAACCCATCGCAAGAATATCAAGAGGAAACTGGATATAGCGACGACTGCGGGTCTCATCCGCTATGCGATCGATAACGGGCTTATCAAAGAATAG